A region from the bacterium genome encodes:
- a CDS encoding NAD(P)-binding domain-containing protein, protein MNFADLSLIAFYLGPPLLVLGFIRVRAQRRERTARMRLDEAHEAGLLEPPSLHPLINLNRCAGCGSCVRACPENGVLGIIDQRAVLVAPANCIGHGACKTACPMDAITLVFGTATRGVDIPNIGDDFQTNLPGLFIAGELGGMGLIRNAVTQGRQAIENLARCSRASAKDEVDVVIVGAGPAGFAATLAAKKLGLSAVTIEQDTLGGTVAHYPRGKIVMTAPMELPLFGTVKMRETSKEALLELWEEVERKTGIEIRYHERMENIQPQGNGFCVTTNRGIHRARSVLLCVGRRGTPRKLGVPGEELPKVVYRLSDPEQYAGQRVLVVGGGDSALEAAVTLAEEVEGTSVALSYRNPSFGRAKQKNRERVDSAAKSGSLNLLLESTLTAIEPEQVSLNVSGRSIEIENDAVIVCAGGVVPTAFLESIGIEVETKHGTA, encoded by the coding sequence ATGAACTTCGCAGACCTCTCGCTGATCGCCTTCTATCTCGGGCCTCCACTGCTCGTACTCGGGTTCATTCGCGTCCGCGCTCAACGCCGCGAAAGGACCGCGAGAATGCGTCTCGACGAAGCCCATGAAGCGGGTTTGCTCGAGCCTCCGAGCCTCCATCCACTCATCAATCTGAACCGCTGTGCCGGTTGTGGAAGCTGCGTTCGAGCTTGCCCCGAAAACGGAGTGCTCGGCATCATCGACCAGCGGGCCGTTCTGGTAGCTCCTGCGAACTGCATCGGTCACGGTGCCTGTAAGACTGCTTGTCCAATGGATGCGATCACCCTCGTCTTTGGCACGGCCACGCGTGGAGTCGACATCCCGAATATTGGCGATGATTTTCAGACCAATCTGCCAGGCCTGTTCATCGCCGGTGAACTCGGCGGAATGGGATTGATTCGCAACGCTGTAACTCAGGGGCGCCAGGCCATCGAAAATCTAGCTCGGTGTTCGCGAGCGAGCGCAAAGGACGAAGTCGACGTCGTCATCGTCGGAGCTGGCCCCGCAGGGTTTGCAGCGACTCTGGCCGCCAAGAAGCTCGGACTGTCTGCGGTCACCATCGAACAGGATACGCTCGGAGGAACGGTCGCCCACTACCCGCGCGGAAAGATCGTGATGACCGCCCCCATGGAGTTGCCACTGTTTGGAACGGTAAAAATGCGCGAAACGAGCAAGGAAGCGTTGCTCGAATTGTGGGAAGAGGTGGAACGCAAGACGGGTATCGAAATCCGCTACCACGAGCGCATGGAGAACATCCAACCTCAGGGCAACGGCTTCTGCGTAACGACGAATCGGGGAATCCATCGCGCGCGCTCGGTGTTGCTCTGTGTCGGACGCCGCGGCACACCTCGAAAACTCGGTGTTCCGGGTGAAGAGCTGCCGAAAGTCGTCTACAGACTGAGCGATCCTGAGCAGTATGCGGGGCAGCGGGTGCTCGTTGTCGGCGGTGGCGATAGTGCGCTCGAAGCAGCGGTAACACTGGCCGAAGAAGTCGAAGGCACATCGGTCGCACTCTCCTACCGAAATCCCTCGTTCGGCCGAGCCAAGCAGAAGAACCGCGAGCGTGTCGACTCCGCTGCGAAGTCTGGATCCCTGAACCTCCTGCTCGAATCGACACTCACGGCCATCGAGCCGGAGCAGGTAAGCCTGAACGTTTCCGGGCGATCGATAGAGATTGAAAACGACGCGGTGATTGTCTGCGCTGGAGGTGTAGTCCCGACTGCCTTTCTGGAATCCATCGGCATCGAAGTGGAGACCAAGCATGGCACGGCC